AAGTCTCAAGTCAAAGTTTCAAAGACCAAAGACCTCTGTGGAATCTACGTAATCTTGGATCATTCCTTGAGTCTAGCCGCACACTCGCACGCGCTGCTATACTCCGCGCGCTCTCTCCACAAGACTTTTTACCGACCCCTGGAAAACATAATGCGGATGAAATTCCCCCACAGTCTTTGCAATCTATTGCTCGTGATGTTGCTGCCGGCTTTGCCCGCCTTCGCCCAAAATGCTTCCGTCACGGTGGGGAAACAGGTGGGCCGAATCCCCAAAGTTTGCGAGTCAGTAGTCCCGGCTTCAATCGAAGGCACCGTCGACATCCCCGCTCTGGTGAAAGAAGCATACTGTAAAGGCGCCGGCGATATGATCACTGAGTACAGCTACGTAATGAATTCCCTGGGGCGCTCGATCGATAAGAAGGGACAGACAAAACAAGGGTCCACCACCTACGAAGTTTTCATTCCGACTTTGAAGAGCGGGACGCGGGGCAAGGGAGTTCTGGTGATTACCGCTCGTGATGGCGTGCCCGTGCCGGCGGCGGAGCTGGAGAAGGCGCGGACTGAGGCGGGCGAACGTCTGGAAAAAGCGGAAGAGAAGAGCGCGCGTGAGCGTCAGTCACTACCGCCACAGACGGACTCGAGTGCGAAGGGCATGCTGCCCCTCGGTATGTACACTTACACGACCAACGGCCGGTCGAGCTTCTTCAAAAAGGGCAGCGCGAGGCTCGGGATTCATACTTTTCTCAGAACGTGTGATTTGACTCTGACGCGTCGCGGCCAGCATGAAGGCCGGGAGATATTAGTCTTCAATTTTACGCCGCGGCCGGACGCGCAATTCAAAGACAGCGAGAAATACATTGCCCAACTAACTGGCGAGATTTGGATCGACGCCCACGATCGAATCGTGACCCGGCTCACGGGTTGGCCATCCCCCGTGGCGAGTATTCCCGGCTCAACCAATCCACCGCCAGCGTCTGGCGAAAGACCGCCGGCCGTGTATGTCGAGATGCAGCGTCTACCCGAAGGCATTTGGTTGCCGCGGATTATTCGTATTAACGGCGCCGATTACCAAAAGCTGTTCGACGGAATCGACACTGAGTCGATTTCAATCTTCAGCAACTACATTCGCTTCTCGACCGAGATCAAGGACGTTAAAGTAAACACGCCCAGCAATCCGTGACCGGTGGTATAGTGCCGCCGCCGTTGACGGGCTGCGGGCCTTTGCTTTGGATTTCAGCGTAGTTAACCCACCCGCCTCTGCTGCAACTAGTGGCATAAAGAAAAGGAGAAGGAAAAATGAAAAAAATCATCTGCTTGTGTTTCATCGCCGTCTGCGCCTTGCAAGTCGCTTTAGCGAGCAATTCGGGGTTCAAAGACAATGTCGAGCATAAAAGCGTCGCCGTGAATTTGACCCCGCCAATGCCGGATCTAATTGTCAGGGGAAATGAGTTTGAATTCGCCGGGAACAAAACGGTGAACGTTTATGTTTCCAATAACGGTGATGCTCCATCAAAGCGTTGCATTCTGGAGTTGACGGTTCGCAAAATCGGTGACGCCGCCGTGGGCCGAACTAAGAGGGCGACAATTCCAGTGATAGAGCCGGGCAAGTTCGTAAAAATCCCGGTGGACGCGTCAAGTATTCTGCCCAACGCCGTCAATCTCAAAGACACAACCTTTAAAGTGATCGCCGACGCGACCAAACTCAATGCCGAGTCCAACGAAGACAATAATGAAAAATGGCACAACTTGCCGTAAGACTTCGTGGCGAATCAGCACCACCTTGCGGCTTTCCTCTCTCCCTCTGGATTTTCTCCTTCTCCCCTTGGGAGAGGGCTGGGGCGAGGGTGCGAA
The sequence above is drawn from the Pyrinomonadaceae bacterium genome and encodes:
- a CDS encoding CARDB domain-containing protein, which encodes MKKIICLCFIAVCALQVALASNSGFKDNVEHKSVAVNLTPPMPDLIVRGNEFEFAGNKTVNVYVSNNGDAPSKRCILELTVRKIGDAAVGRTKRATIPVIEPGKFVKIPVDASSILPNAVNLKDTTFKVIADATKLNAESNEDNNEKWHNLP